In Hyphomicrobiales bacterium, the genomic stretch TGCATCTGCAATACTTTCGCGGCTCGTATCATTCATTAAGGGGGCCTTGGTTGATTAAATTCTAAGCATCACATAGCCCTTTTTTCAAACATTCGCTAGCAACTGTGATCAAATCTCTTGGAAACTACGTGATTGGATTGGCGAAACCGCGCCGCCGTGGTAGGCGATTGCCACACATCCCAACCAATGGATTTTTGATGAACATTCTCCTTCTAGGTTCCGGTGGCCGCGAACATGCGCTGGCGTGGAGCCTTTCAAAATCGCCAAACCTTTCCAAGCTATTCGTAAGCCCCGGCAATGCTGGCATGAAAGAATGCGCTGAGCTTGTTGATGTGGATGCAGGCAACCACGATGCTGTGATTTCTTTTTGCCGCGACCACTCAATTGATCTTGTGGTCATCGGCCCTGAAGCACCGCTCGTTGCAGGTCTTGCCGATGATTTGATTGCCGCCAACATCAAAGTGTTCGGCCCAACCAAATTGGCCGCACAACTTGAAGGCTCAAAGGGCTTCACCAAGGATGTCTGCGCCAACTACAATATCCCAACCGCGGCCTATGGTCGGTTCTCAAACGCCGATGCCGCGAAAGCCTATATTACAGAACAAGGCGCGCCCATCGTTGTGAAAGCCGACGGTTTGGCCGCTGGCAAAGGCGTGATTATGGCCATGACAATGGATGAGGCACTTGAGGCCGTTGATCATTGTTTTGGTGGCGCCTTTGGTGCTGCGGGTGCTGAGGTTGTTGTTGAAGAATTTATGGAAGGTGAAGAGGCAAGCTTCTTCGCGCTTTCTGATGGTGACAATATTCTGGCGCTCGCAAGTGCCCAAGACCATAAGCGCGTTGGTGATGGCGATACGGGTCTCAACACAGGCGGCATGGGTGCCTATTCCCCTGCCCCCGTTATGACCGATGAGATGAGCCAAACGGTGATGGATCAAATTGTTGAACCGACCATCCGCGCCATGCGTGAAATGGGACATCCTTATCAAGGCGTCTTGTTTGCAGGTCTTATGATCACCAAAGACGGCCCAA encodes the following:
- the purD gene encoding phosphoribosylamine--glycine ligase; translation: MNILLLGSGGREHALAWSLSKSPNLSKLFVSPGNAGMKECAELVDVDAGNHDAVISFCRDHSIDLVVIGPEAPLVAGLADDLIAANIKVFGPTKLAAQLEGSKGFTKDVCANYNIPTAAYGRFSNADAAKAYITEQGAPIVVKADGLAAGKGVIMAMTMDEALEAVDHCFGGAFGAAGAEVVVEEFMEGEEASFFALSDGDNILALASAQDHKRVGDGDTGLNTGGMGAYSPAPVMTDEMSQTVMDQIVEPTIRAMREMGHPYQGVLFAGLMITKDGPKLIEHNCRFGDPECQVLMMRLQSDLLELLDAAASGTLDKVQPSWSDETALTVVLASKGYPGSYEKGTAIRNLNAANSDNAKTFHAGTAEKDGEIVAIGGRVLNVTARGNSVKQAQARAYEAVDQIDWENGFCRRDIGWRAVEREED